A genomic region of Nymphalis io chromosome 3, ilAglIoxx1.1, whole genome shotgun sequence contains the following coding sequences:
- the LOC126781023 gene encoding ras-like protein family member 11B — MRDERASPPRVRIAVIGSSRVGKSALIVRYLTRRYIGEYHSNTDLLYRQTVPINGTPVELEVIDVSGSNVDKFPAEQIQWADACLLVYSVTDRSSFEYATEILNTLKRTPVHGSPAHTTTGTPSVMPLALMGNKTDLDHLRQVPIKEGQAVSAAHGASFSEASVADNSGDLYRCVDRLLAEVRTPQRTRKFSVTKMLGSLIGGAANNNPTTRGSVVACPRVPAPSRPPLAAAAP, encoded by the exons ATGAGGGACGAGCGAGCAAGTCCTCCGCGCGTGCGCATCGCCGTCATTGGCAGCTCCCGTGTTGGCAAGTCTG ctCTTATCGTGCGTTATCTAACAAGAAGATACATCGGGGAATATCATTCAAATACAG ATCTTCTGTACAGACAAACAGTGCCAATAAATGGAACTCCAGTTGAATTGGAAGTCATAGATGTATCTGGTTCCAACGTTGACAAATTTCCAGCTGAACAG ATTCAATGGGCTGACGCCTGTCTTCTAGTTTACTCCGTGACAGATAGGAGCAGTTTTGAATACGCTACAGAgatattaaatacattgaaaAGAACTCCTGTACATGGAAGCCCAGCTCATACAACAACCGGAACACCGTCAGTGATGCCGCTCGCTTTAATGGGAAACAAGACGGACTTAGATCACCTAAGACAG gtGCCGATAAAGGAAGGCCAAGCTGTAAGCGCAGCACATGGCGCATCATTCAGCGAAGCGAGCGTGGCTGACAATTCTGGTGATCTATACCGTTGTGTCGACCGCTTACTCGCTGAAGTACGCACTCCACAGCGCACGAGAAAGTTTTCAGTAACAAAAATGCTTGGATCACTAATAG GTGGTGCGGCGAATAACAATCCAACTACCCGTGGGTCAGTCGTAGCTTGCCCGAGAGTGCCTGCCCCGTCGCGGCCACCACTAGCAGCCGCTGCGCCCTGA
- the LOC126781025 gene encoding class E basic helix-loop-helix protein 22-like, with protein MEGRRTWDGVPLGESHSPPQSVPGRRTPLGAVGLGGFYMQGGQPPPQQHCYPTDENQPEPGTSYAQRPIGEGKSKQKIRQGKNVRLNINARERRRMHDLNDALDELRSVIPYAHSPSVRKLSKIATLLLAKNYILMQASALEELRRLVAYLQGTATAAGFVPPPGFDLTTLPAAAKLLQPPNTGPPAPPDPPS; from the exons atggagGGGCGGAGGACTTGGGATGGAGTGCCGCTGGGCGAGTCGCACTCTCCTCCACAGTCGGTGCCGGGGCGACGGACGCCGTTGGGTGCTGTTGGCCTCGGCGGCTTCTACATGCAAGGAGGCCAGCCTCCGCCTCAGCAACATTGCTATCCCACCGATGAAAACCAACCGGAACCAGGAACAAGCTACGCTCAAAG ACCCATTGGAGAAGGTAAATCTAAACAGAAGATAAGACAAGGAAAAAATGTGAGACTGAATATCAACGCTCGGGAACGGAGGAGGATGCACGATTTA AATGATGCGCTCGATGAATTGCGTAGCGTCATCCCCTATGCACACTCGCCATCCGTTCGAAAGCTTTCCAAAATAGCAACACTGCTTCTTGCAAAAAACTACATCCTTATGCAGGCCAGCGCGCTTGAAGAGTTGCGCAG ATTGGTAGCTTATCTCCAAGGGACAGCCACAGCTGCTGGCTTCGTACCACCACCAGGATTCGACTTGACCACTCTCCCTGCAGCTGCGAAACTTTTACAGCCTCCGAATACTGGGCCGCCCGCGCCGCCAGATCCACCCTCTTGA